A genome region from Cucurbita pepo subsp. pepo cultivar mu-cu-16 chromosome LG02, ASM280686v2, whole genome shotgun sequence includes the following:
- the LOC111788082 gene encoding formin-like protein 6 isoform X1, whose translation MALFRKFFYRKPPDGLLEISERVYVFDCCFTTEVLEEDEYKVYIGGIVGQLRESLTDASFMVFNFREGESQSLITNILSMYDMTVMDYPRHYEGCPLLTMEMIHHFLRSCENWLSLMQQNFLLMHCERGGWPVLAFMLAALLIYRKQYAGEQKILDMIYKQAPRELLQLMSPLNPLPSQLRYLQYVSRRNVGSEWPPLDRALTLDCIIIRLIPNMDGEGGCRPIFRIYGQDPFMAGDRTSKVLFSTPKRSKLVRQYKQVDCELVKIDIHCHIQGDVVFECISLDNDLEREEMVFRVMFNTAFIRSNILMLNRDDIDILWHAKDQFPKDFRAEVLFSEMDANASRISVELPNIEEKEGLPIEAFARVQEIFSNVEWLSPKAEAALTALQKMTASNFLQEKLISFNSLDRSQLLDLSLEKLISESETSEDNIRSPQLKIQKNQSEPYSELYLTERSVRSKNETPELQVALELPPQTKIVTQRIPQPSMSTPVSFPSSVQGSPSPKLRYPSAPSAPGNTALLHDHSKFSGKEVIHPATISSPSSYRLAPSALDSYKYIQPGKHPILHPPLALEPSSTLERPSTTTSTSTISDPFVLRQLSLKPIKPSISQPYQTTPLWRSQLLPSSLHPTPSSFLRKSTPSYSESLPSISSSSLLRSCPCSCAKQSFCLPTPPSPPISHLDSSSFLVTSPSFGRMNGSFSPSPPQPSSTTMLLSSTKTSIPVVLQSSSSNDRLVSSQLPKKNLSIVPPPPLSPHPPPPCSSPNLGTSVVSPTSVPPPPPPPLAPPLPPSLSSSTCGSSTMSLGPPSPPPPPSPAPQGSTTVVRNLKVVPGPPPPPPPPSPRSSPDPSNVSLAPPPPPPPLLPSRAPNVSATTHVSGPPPPPPPPSANSGSTSSPGVVKSAPPAPPPSGFSTTGPAPPAPPPSSQSHAGTNNGNIPSIPGPPSSALLAKGRGLGRLNSKNVSQPKRCNLKPYHWLKLTRAMQGSLWAESPKNDEASKAPEFDMSELESLFSAAAPNSESGGSGRTNRRASGPKQEKVQLIELRRAYNCEIMLSKVKIPLPDMMCSVLALDDMALDVDQVENLIKFCPTKEEMELLKGYTGDKDNLGKCEQFFLELMKVPRVEAKLRVFSFKIQFGLQVSDLRYSLNTVNSVSEEIRNSIKLKRVMQTILSLGNALNHGTARGSAIGFRLDSLLKLTDTRARNNKMTLMHYLCKVIAEKLPELIEFPKDLVHLEISTKIQLKYLAEEMQAISKGLEKVVQELANSENDGSVSETFCRTLKDFLSHAEAEVRSLASLYSNVGRNADALALYFGEDPARCPFEQVVNTLLNFMRMFVRAHEENCKQLDYEKKKAQKEAAEKEKLKIGNPKNESGILMKTPT comes from the exons ATGGCCTTATTTCGCAAATTCTTTTATCGGAAGCCACCGGACGGGCTTTTAGAGATATCCGAAAGGGTTTATG TTTTCGACTGCTGCTTTACAACGGAGGTTTTGGAAGAAGACGAATACAAAGTCTATATTGGAGGTATCGTGGGACAACTTCGTGAAAGTCTCACCGACGCTTCATTCATGGTGTTCAATTTCCGAGAGGGGGAGAGTCAAAGCCTCATCACTAATATATTATCTATGTATGACATGACTGTCATGGACTATCCTCGACACTATGAAGGTTGCCCTCTTCTCACCATGGAGATGATCCACCACTTCTTAAGATCCTGTGAAAACTGGCTCTCACTTATgcaacaaaattttcttttgatgcACTGTGAACGAGGGGGATGGCCGGTCTTGGCTTTCATGTTGGCTGCTCTTTTGATTTATAGGAAGCAGTATGCTGGGGAGCAGAAAATTTTGGACATGATCTACAAGCAAGCACCTCGGGAGCTTTTGCAGTTGATGTCGCCTCTTAATCCATTGCCTTCGCAATTGAGGTATCTTCAATATGTATCAAGAAGAAATGTGGGATCAGAATGGCCTCCGCTTGACAGGGCGCTTACTCTAGACTGCATAATTATTAGACTTATTCCTAATATGGATGGTGAAGGTGGTTGCCGCCCAATATTTAGGATATATGGACAGGATCCCTTTATGGCTGGTGATCGAACCTCCAAAGTATTGTTCTCAACACCCAAAAGGAGTAAACTTGTTCGCCAGTATAAGCAG GTTGATTGTGAACTAGTTAAAATTGATATCCATTGCCATATCCAAGGTGATGTTGTTTTTGAATGTATAAGTTTGGACAATGATCTGGAAAGGGAGGAGATGGTGTTTCGAGTTATGTTTAATACGGCATTTATAAGGTCAAATATTTTGATGCTTAACCGGGATGACATCGATATCTTATGGCATGCAAAGGATCAATTTCCAAAGGATTTCAGAGCAGAG GTTCTTTTCTCAGAGATGGATGCTAACGCATCACGTATTTCAGTTGAATTGCCGAATATTGAGGAGAAAGAAGGTCTTCCAATTGAAGCATTTGCTAGAGTTCAAGAGATCTTTAGCAATGTGGAATGGCTAAGCCCTAAGGCAGAAGCAGCTCTTACTGCGCTTCAGAAAATGAcagcttcaaattttcttcagGAGAAACTTATTAGTTTCAACTCTTTAGACAGAAGCCAGTTGCTTGACTTATCTTTAGAAAAACTAATATCGGAATCAGAGACATCTGAAGACAATATTAGAAGTCCCCAATTGAAGatacaaaaaaatcaatccGAGCCGTATTCTGAACTATATCTCACTGAAAGATCAGTGAGATCGAAGAATGAAACCCCAGAATTGCAGGTTGCTCTCGAACTACCACCTCAGACTAAAATCGTTACCCAAAGAATACCTCAACCTTCCATGTCTACACCAGTCTCCTTCCCTAGTTCTGTGCAAGGTTCACCTTCCCCAAAATTAAGATATCCCAGTGCACCTTCTGCTCCGGGCAATACAGCATTATTACACGATCATTCCAAATTTAGTGGTAAGGAAGTCATACATCCAGCGACAATATCTTCACCATCATCTTATCGCTTGGCTCCAAGTGCTCTAgattcatataaatatattcaacCTGGTAAGCATCCTATTTTGCATCCCCCGCTGGCACTGGAGCCAAGTTCTACATTAGAAAGACCTTCTACCACCACATCAACTTCAACCATTTCTGATCCATTTGTACTCCGCCAACTTTCTTTGAAACCTATTAAACCTTCAATTTCTCAACCGTATCAAACCACGCCACTATGGAGAAGTCAATTATTACCATCTTCGTTACATCCAACGCCTAGCTCTTTTCTTAGGAAGTCCACACCTTCATACAGTGAGAGCTTACCTTCGatatcctcttcttctttattaaGATCATGTCCATGTTCTTGTGCCAAGCAATCATTTTGTCTTCCCACTCCTCCCTCTCCTCCCATCTCTCATCTTGATTCATCTTCGTTTTTAGTAACATCTCCATCTTTTGGCAGGATGAATGGTTCATTTTCCCCATCTCCACCACAACCTTCTTCTACAACAATGCTATTGTCCTCGACAAAGACATCAATTCCAGTTgttcttcaatcttcttcGTCTAATGATCGTTTAGTTTCTTCTCAGTTGCCTAAAAAGAATTTGTCAATTGTCCCTCCCCCTCCTCTATCTCctcatcctcctcctccatgCTCTAGCCCCAACTTGGGCACTAGTGTTGTCTCGCCAACATCGGTGCCCCCACCGCCACCTCCACCTCTGGCCCCACCCTTGCCCCCATCTTTGAGTTCATCGACTTGTGGTTCTAGTACCATGTCTTTAGGGCCACCGTCGCCACCACCTCCTCCTAGTCCTGCACCACAGGGTTCTACCACGGTAGTCAGGAACTTGAAGGTTGTACCTGGCCCTCCACCTCCCCCACCTCCTCCCTCTCCTAGATCTTCCCCAGATCCTAGTAATGTATCTTTAGCaccgcctcctcctcctcctcctcttctgcCTAGTCGTGCACCAAATGTTTCTGCAACAACGCATGTCTCTGGcccccctcctcctcctcctccaccttctGCCAATTCAGGATCCACCTCAAGTCCAGGTGTTGTAAAGTCAGCTCCACCTGCCCCACCTCCTTCAGGTTTTTCAACGACGGGACCTGCTCCACCTGCACCCCCTCCTTCCTCACAGTCTCACGCTGGCACTAATAACGGCAACATACCTTCTATTCCTGGACCACCTTCCAGTGCTTTACTTGCAAAGGGACGAGGCCTTGGACGTTTGAACTCCAAAAACGTGTCTCAACCTAAAAGGTGCAATTTGAAGCCTTACCACTGGTTAAAATTAACGAGGGCCATGCAAGGAAGCTTATGGGCAGAGTCACCAAAGAACGATGAAGCTTCCAA AGCTCCGGAGTTTGACATGTCCGAACTTGAAAGTCTTTTCTCTGCAGCTGCACCAAATTCGGAGTCTGGAGGTTCTGGTAGAACAAATCGCCGAGCCTCAGGgccaaaacaagaaaaagttcAGCTG ATTGAACTTCGACGGGCCTATAATTGTGAAATTATGCTCTCTAAAGTTAAGATTCCTTTGCCTGATATGATG TGTTCAGTCCTTGCATTGGATGACATGGCGTTAGATGTGGATCAGGTTGAGAACCTAATAAAGTTTTGtccaacaaaagaagaaatggaattaCTTAAG GGGTACACTGGGGACAAGGACAACTTGGGAAAATGTGAACAA TTCTTCTTAGAATTGATGAAGGTCCCACGAGTTGAGGCCAAGCTAagagttttttctttcaagataCAATTCGGGTTGCAG GTCTCTGACCTTAGATATAGTCTGAATACTGTCAATTCGGTATCTGAAGAG ATCAGAAATTCGATAAAGTTGAAAAGGGTAATGCAGACTATTCTTTCGTTGGGTAATGCTTTGAACCACGGAACGGCTAGAG GTTCTGCTATTGGATTTCGGCTTGATAGTCTCCTCAAACTCACTGATACGCGAGCCAGAAACAATAAGATGACTCTCATGCATTATCTATGTAAG GTGATCGCTGAAAAGCTACCAGAACTTATAGAATTTCCAAAGGACCTTGTGCATTTGGAAATTTCTACGAAG ATACAACTGAAATATTTGGCAGAGGAAATGCAAGCCATAAGCAAAGGGCTCGAGAAGGTTGTTCAGGAATTGGCTAATTCAGAAAACGATGGGTCCGTTTCAGAAACTTTTTGCCGG ACTTTAAAAGACTTCCTTTCTCATGCCGAGGCCGAAGTGAGGTCTCTCGCGTCGCTTTATTCTAATGTG GGTAGAAATGCTGATGCGCTCGCTCTTTATTTCGGCGAGGATCCAGCACGTTGCCCTTTCGAGCAAG TTGTTAATACACTGCTCAATTTCATGCGGATGTTTGTGCGAGCACATGAAGAAAACTGTAAGCAGCTTGATTacgaaaagaagaaagcacAGAAGGAAGCAGCAGAAAAGGAGAAGTTGAAGATTGGTAACCCGAAAAACGAGTCAGGAATCTTGATGAAGACTCCAACCTAA
- the LOC111788082 gene encoding formin-like protein 6 isoform X2, whose amino-acid sequence MALFRKFFYRKPPDGLLEISERVYVFDCCFTTEVLEEDEYKVYIGGIVGQLRESLTDASFMVFNFREGESQSLITNILSMYDMTVMDYPRHYEGCPLLTMEMIHHFLRSCENWLSLMQQNFLLMHCERGGWPVLAFMLAALLIYRKQYAGEQKILDMIYKQAPRELLQLMSPLNPLPSQLRYLQYVSRRNVGSEWPPLDRALTLDCIIIRLIPNMDGEGGCRPIFRIYGQDPFMAGDRTSKVLFSTPKRSKLVRQYKQVDCELVKIDIHCHIQGDVVFECISLDNDLEREEMVFRVMFNTAFIRSNILMLNRDDIDILWHAKDQFPKDFRAEVLFSEMDANASRISVELPNIEEKEGLPIEAFARVQEIFSNVEWLSPKAEAALTALQKMTASNFLQEKLISFNSLDRSQLLDLSLEKLISESETSEDNIRSPQLKIQKNQSEPYSELYLTERSVRSKNETPELQVALELPPQTKIVTQRIPQPSMSTPVSFPSSVQGSPSPKLRYPSAPSAPGNTALLHDHSKFSGKEVIHPATISSPSSYRLAPSALDSYKYIQPGKHPILHPPLALEPSSTLERPSTTTSTSTISDPFVLRQLSLKPIKPSISQPYQTTPLWRSQLLPSSLHPTPSSFLRKSTPSYSESLPSISSSSLLRSCPCSCAKQSFCLPTPPSPPISHLDSSSFLVTSPSFGRMNGSFSPSPPQPSSTTMLLSSTKTSIPVVLQSSSSNDRLVSSQLPKKNLSIVPPPPLSPHPPPPCSSPNLGTSVVSPTSVPPPPPPPLAPPLPPSLSSSTCGSSTMSLGPPSPPPPPSPAPQGSTTVVRNLKVVPGPPPPPPPPSPRSSPDPSNVSLAPPPPPPPLLPSRAPNVSATTHVSGPPPPPPPPSANSGSTSSPGVVKSAPPAPPPSGFSTTGPAPPAPPPSSQSHAGTNNGNIPSIPGPPSSALLAKGRGLGRLNSKNVSQPKRCNLKPYHWLKLTRAMQGSLWAESPKNDEASKAPEFDMSELESLFSAAAPNSESGGSGRTNRRASGPKQEKVQLIELRRAYNCEIMLSKVKIPLPDMMCSVLALDDMALDVDQVENLIKFCPTKEEMELLKGYTGDKDNLGKCEQFFLELMKVPRVEAKLRVFSFKIQFGLQVSDLRYSLNTVNSVSEEIRNSIKLKRVMQTILSLGNALNHGTARGSAIGFRLDSLLKLTDTRARNNKMTLMHYLCKVIAEKLPELIEFPKDLVHLEISTKIQLKYLAEEMQAISKGLEKVVQELANSENDGL is encoded by the exons ATGGCCTTATTTCGCAAATTCTTTTATCGGAAGCCACCGGACGGGCTTTTAGAGATATCCGAAAGGGTTTATG TTTTCGACTGCTGCTTTACAACGGAGGTTTTGGAAGAAGACGAATACAAAGTCTATATTGGAGGTATCGTGGGACAACTTCGTGAAAGTCTCACCGACGCTTCATTCATGGTGTTCAATTTCCGAGAGGGGGAGAGTCAAAGCCTCATCACTAATATATTATCTATGTATGACATGACTGTCATGGACTATCCTCGACACTATGAAGGTTGCCCTCTTCTCACCATGGAGATGATCCACCACTTCTTAAGATCCTGTGAAAACTGGCTCTCACTTATgcaacaaaattttcttttgatgcACTGTGAACGAGGGGGATGGCCGGTCTTGGCTTTCATGTTGGCTGCTCTTTTGATTTATAGGAAGCAGTATGCTGGGGAGCAGAAAATTTTGGACATGATCTACAAGCAAGCACCTCGGGAGCTTTTGCAGTTGATGTCGCCTCTTAATCCATTGCCTTCGCAATTGAGGTATCTTCAATATGTATCAAGAAGAAATGTGGGATCAGAATGGCCTCCGCTTGACAGGGCGCTTACTCTAGACTGCATAATTATTAGACTTATTCCTAATATGGATGGTGAAGGTGGTTGCCGCCCAATATTTAGGATATATGGACAGGATCCCTTTATGGCTGGTGATCGAACCTCCAAAGTATTGTTCTCAACACCCAAAAGGAGTAAACTTGTTCGCCAGTATAAGCAG GTTGATTGTGAACTAGTTAAAATTGATATCCATTGCCATATCCAAGGTGATGTTGTTTTTGAATGTATAAGTTTGGACAATGATCTGGAAAGGGAGGAGATGGTGTTTCGAGTTATGTTTAATACGGCATTTATAAGGTCAAATATTTTGATGCTTAACCGGGATGACATCGATATCTTATGGCATGCAAAGGATCAATTTCCAAAGGATTTCAGAGCAGAG GTTCTTTTCTCAGAGATGGATGCTAACGCATCACGTATTTCAGTTGAATTGCCGAATATTGAGGAGAAAGAAGGTCTTCCAATTGAAGCATTTGCTAGAGTTCAAGAGATCTTTAGCAATGTGGAATGGCTAAGCCCTAAGGCAGAAGCAGCTCTTACTGCGCTTCAGAAAATGAcagcttcaaattttcttcagGAGAAACTTATTAGTTTCAACTCTTTAGACAGAAGCCAGTTGCTTGACTTATCTTTAGAAAAACTAATATCGGAATCAGAGACATCTGAAGACAATATTAGAAGTCCCCAATTGAAGatacaaaaaaatcaatccGAGCCGTATTCTGAACTATATCTCACTGAAAGATCAGTGAGATCGAAGAATGAAACCCCAGAATTGCAGGTTGCTCTCGAACTACCACCTCAGACTAAAATCGTTACCCAAAGAATACCTCAACCTTCCATGTCTACACCAGTCTCCTTCCCTAGTTCTGTGCAAGGTTCACCTTCCCCAAAATTAAGATATCCCAGTGCACCTTCTGCTCCGGGCAATACAGCATTATTACACGATCATTCCAAATTTAGTGGTAAGGAAGTCATACATCCAGCGACAATATCTTCACCATCATCTTATCGCTTGGCTCCAAGTGCTCTAgattcatataaatatattcaacCTGGTAAGCATCCTATTTTGCATCCCCCGCTGGCACTGGAGCCAAGTTCTACATTAGAAAGACCTTCTACCACCACATCAACTTCAACCATTTCTGATCCATTTGTACTCCGCCAACTTTCTTTGAAACCTATTAAACCTTCAATTTCTCAACCGTATCAAACCACGCCACTATGGAGAAGTCAATTATTACCATCTTCGTTACATCCAACGCCTAGCTCTTTTCTTAGGAAGTCCACACCTTCATACAGTGAGAGCTTACCTTCGatatcctcttcttctttattaaGATCATGTCCATGTTCTTGTGCCAAGCAATCATTTTGTCTTCCCACTCCTCCCTCTCCTCCCATCTCTCATCTTGATTCATCTTCGTTTTTAGTAACATCTCCATCTTTTGGCAGGATGAATGGTTCATTTTCCCCATCTCCACCACAACCTTCTTCTACAACAATGCTATTGTCCTCGACAAAGACATCAATTCCAGTTgttcttcaatcttcttcGTCTAATGATCGTTTAGTTTCTTCTCAGTTGCCTAAAAAGAATTTGTCAATTGTCCCTCCCCCTCCTCTATCTCctcatcctcctcctccatgCTCTAGCCCCAACTTGGGCACTAGTGTTGTCTCGCCAACATCGGTGCCCCCACCGCCACCTCCACCTCTGGCCCCACCCTTGCCCCCATCTTTGAGTTCATCGACTTGTGGTTCTAGTACCATGTCTTTAGGGCCACCGTCGCCACCACCTCCTCCTAGTCCTGCACCACAGGGTTCTACCACGGTAGTCAGGAACTTGAAGGTTGTACCTGGCCCTCCACCTCCCCCACCTCCTCCCTCTCCTAGATCTTCCCCAGATCCTAGTAATGTATCTTTAGCaccgcctcctcctcctcctcctcttctgcCTAGTCGTGCACCAAATGTTTCTGCAACAACGCATGTCTCTGGcccccctcctcctcctcctccaccttctGCCAATTCAGGATCCACCTCAAGTCCAGGTGTTGTAAAGTCAGCTCCACCTGCCCCACCTCCTTCAGGTTTTTCAACGACGGGACCTGCTCCACCTGCACCCCCTCCTTCCTCACAGTCTCACGCTGGCACTAATAACGGCAACATACCTTCTATTCCTGGACCACCTTCCAGTGCTTTACTTGCAAAGGGACGAGGCCTTGGACGTTTGAACTCCAAAAACGTGTCTCAACCTAAAAGGTGCAATTTGAAGCCTTACCACTGGTTAAAATTAACGAGGGCCATGCAAGGAAGCTTATGGGCAGAGTCACCAAAGAACGATGAAGCTTCCAA AGCTCCGGAGTTTGACATGTCCGAACTTGAAAGTCTTTTCTCTGCAGCTGCACCAAATTCGGAGTCTGGAGGTTCTGGTAGAACAAATCGCCGAGCCTCAGGgccaaaacaagaaaaagttcAGCTG ATTGAACTTCGACGGGCCTATAATTGTGAAATTATGCTCTCTAAAGTTAAGATTCCTTTGCCTGATATGATG TGTTCAGTCCTTGCATTGGATGACATGGCGTTAGATGTGGATCAGGTTGAGAACCTAATAAAGTTTTGtccaacaaaagaagaaatggaattaCTTAAG GGGTACACTGGGGACAAGGACAACTTGGGAAAATGTGAACAA TTCTTCTTAGAATTGATGAAGGTCCCACGAGTTGAGGCCAAGCTAagagttttttctttcaagataCAATTCGGGTTGCAG GTCTCTGACCTTAGATATAGTCTGAATACTGTCAATTCGGTATCTGAAGAG ATCAGAAATTCGATAAAGTTGAAAAGGGTAATGCAGACTATTCTTTCGTTGGGTAATGCTTTGAACCACGGAACGGCTAGAG GTTCTGCTATTGGATTTCGGCTTGATAGTCTCCTCAAACTCACTGATACGCGAGCCAGAAACAATAAGATGACTCTCATGCATTATCTATGTAAG GTGATCGCTGAAAAGCTACCAGAACTTATAGAATTTCCAAAGGACCTTGTGCATTTGGAAATTTCTACGAAG ATACAACTGAAATATTTGGCAGAGGAAATGCAAGCCATAAGCAAAGGGCTCGAGAAGGTTGTTCAGGAATTGGCTAATTCAGAAAACGATGG ACTTTAA
- the LOC111788082 gene encoding formin-like protein 6 isoform X4, which yields MALFRKFFYRKPPDGLLEISERVYVFDCCFTTEVLEEDEYKVYIGGIVGQLRESLTDASFMVFNFREGESQSLITNILSMYDMTVMDYPRHYEGCPLLTMEMIHHFLRSCENWLSLMQQNFLLMHCERGGWPVLAFMLAALLIYRKQYAGEQKILDMIYKQAPRELLQLMSPLNPLPSQLRYLQYVSRRNVGSEWPPLDRALTLDCIIIRLIPNMDGEGGCRPIFRIYGQDPFMAGDRTSKVLFSTPKRSKLVRQYKQVDCELVKIDIHCHIQGDVVFECISLDNDLEREEMVFRVMFNTAFIRSNILMLNRDDIDILWHAKDQFPKDFRAEVLFSEMDANASRISVELPNIEEKEGLPIEAFARVQEIFSNVEWLSPKAEAALTALQKMTASNFLQEKLISFNSLDRSQLLDLSLEKLISESETSEDNIRSPQLKIQKNQSEPYSELYLTERSVRSKNETPELQVALELPPQTKIVTQRIPQPSMSTPVSFPSSVQGSPSPKLRYPSAPSAPGNTALLHDHSKFSGKEVIHPATISSPSSYRLAPSALDSYKYIQPGKHPILHPPLALEPSSTLERPSTTTSTSTISDPFVLRQLSLKPIKPSISQPYQTTPLWRSQLLPSSLHPTPSSFLRKSTPSYSESLPSISSSSLLRSCPCSCAKQSFCLPTPPSPPISHLDSSSFLVTSPSFGRMNGSFSPSPPQPSSTTMLLSSTKTSIPVVLQSSSSNDRLVSSQLPKKNLSIVPPPPLSPHPPPPCSSPNLGTSVVSPTSVPPPPPPPLAPPLPPSLSSSTCGSSTMSLGPPSPPPPPSPAPQGSTTVVRNLKVVPGPPPPPPPPSPRSSPDPSNVSLAPPPPPPPLLPSRAPNVSATTHVSGPPPPPPPPSANSGSTSSPGVVKSAPPAPPPSGFSTTGPAPPAPPPSSQSHAGTNNGNIPSIPGPPSSALLAKGRGLGRLNSKNVSQPKRCNLKPYHWLKLTRAMQGSLWAESPKNDEASNCTKFGVWRFW from the exons ATGGCCTTATTTCGCAAATTCTTTTATCGGAAGCCACCGGACGGGCTTTTAGAGATATCCGAAAGGGTTTATG TTTTCGACTGCTGCTTTACAACGGAGGTTTTGGAAGAAGACGAATACAAAGTCTATATTGGAGGTATCGTGGGACAACTTCGTGAAAGTCTCACCGACGCTTCATTCATGGTGTTCAATTTCCGAGAGGGGGAGAGTCAAAGCCTCATCACTAATATATTATCTATGTATGACATGACTGTCATGGACTATCCTCGACACTATGAAGGTTGCCCTCTTCTCACCATGGAGATGATCCACCACTTCTTAAGATCCTGTGAAAACTGGCTCTCACTTATgcaacaaaattttcttttgatgcACTGTGAACGAGGGGGATGGCCGGTCTTGGCTTTCATGTTGGCTGCTCTTTTGATTTATAGGAAGCAGTATGCTGGGGAGCAGAAAATTTTGGACATGATCTACAAGCAAGCACCTCGGGAGCTTTTGCAGTTGATGTCGCCTCTTAATCCATTGCCTTCGCAATTGAGGTATCTTCAATATGTATCAAGAAGAAATGTGGGATCAGAATGGCCTCCGCTTGACAGGGCGCTTACTCTAGACTGCATAATTATTAGACTTATTCCTAATATGGATGGTGAAGGTGGTTGCCGCCCAATATTTAGGATATATGGACAGGATCCCTTTATGGCTGGTGATCGAACCTCCAAAGTATTGTTCTCAACACCCAAAAGGAGTAAACTTGTTCGCCAGTATAAGCAG GTTGATTGTGAACTAGTTAAAATTGATATCCATTGCCATATCCAAGGTGATGTTGTTTTTGAATGTATAAGTTTGGACAATGATCTGGAAAGGGAGGAGATGGTGTTTCGAGTTATGTTTAATACGGCATTTATAAGGTCAAATATTTTGATGCTTAACCGGGATGACATCGATATCTTATGGCATGCAAAGGATCAATTTCCAAAGGATTTCAGAGCAGAG GTTCTTTTCTCAGAGATGGATGCTAACGCATCACGTATTTCAGTTGAATTGCCGAATATTGAGGAGAAAGAAGGTCTTCCAATTGAAGCATTTGCTAGAGTTCAAGAGATCTTTAGCAATGTGGAATGGCTAAGCCCTAAGGCAGAAGCAGCTCTTACTGCGCTTCAGAAAATGAcagcttcaaattttcttcagGAGAAACTTATTAGTTTCAACTCTTTAGACAGAAGCCAGTTGCTTGACTTATCTTTAGAAAAACTAATATCGGAATCAGAGACATCTGAAGACAATATTAGAAGTCCCCAATTGAAGatacaaaaaaatcaatccGAGCCGTATTCTGAACTATATCTCACTGAAAGATCAGTGAGATCGAAGAATGAAACCCCAGAATTGCAGGTTGCTCTCGAACTACCACCTCAGACTAAAATCGTTACCCAAAGAATACCTCAACCTTCCATGTCTACACCAGTCTCCTTCCCTAGTTCTGTGCAAGGTTCACCTTCCCCAAAATTAAGATATCCCAGTGCACCTTCTGCTCCGGGCAATACAGCATTATTACACGATCATTCCAAATTTAGTGGTAAGGAAGTCATACATCCAGCGACAATATCTTCACCATCATCTTATCGCTTGGCTCCAAGTGCTCTAgattcatataaatatattcaacCTGGTAAGCATCCTATTTTGCATCCCCCGCTGGCACTGGAGCCAAGTTCTACATTAGAAAGACCTTCTACCACCACATCAACTTCAACCATTTCTGATCCATTTGTACTCCGCCAACTTTCTTTGAAACCTATTAAACCTTCAATTTCTCAACCGTATCAAACCACGCCACTATGGAGAAGTCAATTATTACCATCTTCGTTACATCCAACGCCTAGCTCTTTTCTTAGGAAGTCCACACCTTCATACAGTGAGAGCTTACCTTCGatatcctcttcttctttattaaGATCATGTCCATGTTCTTGTGCCAAGCAATCATTTTGTCTTCCCACTCCTCCCTCTCCTCCCATCTCTCATCTTGATTCATCTTCGTTTTTAGTAACATCTCCATCTTTTGGCAGGATGAATGGTTCATTTTCCCCATCTCCACCACAACCTTCTTCTACAACAATGCTATTGTCCTCGACAAAGACATCAATTCCAGTTgttcttcaatcttcttcGTCTAATGATCGTTTAGTTTCTTCTCAGTTGCCTAAAAAGAATTTGTCAATTGTCCCTCCCCCTCCTCTATCTCctcatcctcctcctccatgCTCTAGCCCCAACTTGGGCACTAGTGTTGTCTCGCCAACATCGGTGCCCCCACCGCCACCTCCACCTCTGGCCCCACCCTTGCCCCCATCTTTGAGTTCATCGACTTGTGGTTCTAGTACCATGTCTTTAGGGCCACCGTCGCCACCACCTCCTCCTAGTCCTGCACCACAGGGTTCTACCACGGTAGTCAGGAACTTGAAGGTTGTACCTGGCCCTCCACCTCCCCCACCTCCTCCCTCTCCTAGATCTTCCCCAGATCCTAGTAATGTATCTTTAGCaccgcctcctcctcctcctcctcttctgcCTAGTCGTGCACCAAATGTTTCTGCAACAACGCATGTCTCTGGcccccctcctcctcctcctccaccttctGCCAATTCAGGATCCACCTCAAGTCCAGGTGTTGTAAAGTCAGCTCCACCTGCCCCACCTCCTTCAGGTTTTTCAACGACGGGACCTGCTCCACCTGCACCCCCTCCTTCCTCACAGTCTCACGCTGGCACTAATAACGGCAACATACCTTCTATTCCTGGACCACCTTCCAGTGCTTTACTTGCAAAGGGACGAGGCCTTGGACGTTTGAACTCCAAAAACGTGTCTCAACCTAAAAGGTGCAATTTGAAGCCTTACCACTGGTTAAAATTAACGAGGGCCATGCAAGGAAGCTTATGGGCAGAGTCACCAAAGAACGATGAAGCTTCCAA CTGCACCAAATTCGGAGTCTGGAGGTTCTGGTAG